The genomic interval AGAAAGGGGTGGCCAATCAAACCCTGCCGCCGGTTTGAGGGGCTGGCCAGATGCTTTCCACACCGCCTTGCAGCCGTGCCGAGGGCATTCCAGGCGCGAGGTGTCCGGTGTTGGGCTGATGCGCCGGTGGGGTTGCGCCTGCCGGGATGGCGCGGAGGAAGTGGATTTTGTCGTCAGCCACGGCGGCCAAGGTTGGGCCATCAAAATTAAAAGCGGGCGGAACAAAATCAGTGGATTAACCGCCTTTAGGAGGCGGTAACCCAAGCCGGTGGCGTGGGTGATCGGCGCCGGAGCCTTGAGCTGGAGGAATTTTTCTCCCGTCCGGCCGCGGCATGGTTGGCGTGATGCACGGGGGCGCGCTTTCCGGCAAGGAAGTGCCGACGGGGCCAGCGCGGGGCGCGGCTTACACCTGCACGGTCTCGCCGGGGCCGGGCTGGAGGACCTTGATTTTGGGGTGACGGCGGGCAATTTGCGCAGCAAACCAGTGGCGGGCGGCGTCATCGCCGTGGGCGAGGATGACGACCCGGGGGGACACCTGGCCAACAAAGTCCAACAAATCCTCGCGTTCGGCGTGGGCGGTGAGGTCAAAGTCGAGGACCTGGCAGCGGTGGGTAACTTCGCCGCCGGAGGCGGAGAAGAGGAATTTGTCGCCGGGGCGTGAGGCCTTGAGGCGGCCGGCCGGGGTGTCGGGGTCCGCGTAGCCGACGAAGAAGATGGCCTGGCGTTCATCGCCGATCATGCGCAGGGCGAGGTCATGGGAGGCGGTGCCTTCGTTCATCATGCCGGAGGTGAGCACGAACAAACGGCCGCCGCTCAGGCGCATATCGCGGGCCTGCTGGGAGTCCAGCACGACGAGATTCAGGGCCTCGTGGAGCAGGAGGTTGGCGTGCTGGCGATGGGTGCGGCGCGCCTGGAGGTCATAGATTTCCGTGAAGACCCGGCCCAGGCCGCCGATGTACACGGGCTGCGGTTTGAGCCGGCCACTGCGCATGAGGAGGGCCAGGAGGGCCAGCATTTCCTGGGTGCGCCCGAGGGCGAAGGTGGGGATCAAGATGGCGGCCTTGCGTTTGAGGGCCTCCACGAGCGCCTGGGTGAAACGCTCCACTTCCGCGGCGCGGCTGTAGCCGGGAGGCGTCTTCCGTCCGCCGCGGGTGGTTTCGAGGATCAGGACTTCGGCCTGCACATCTTCAAAACGCGCGCCGCGGAGGATGGTTTGATCGTGGAAGGCCACATCGCCGGTATAAAAGAGGCTTTCCTGTTTGCCGCGGACCAGCATGCCGGCGGCCCCCAGGGCATGGCCGGCGTCGAAGAACTCCAGGGTGGGGGAGGCAAAACCGCTGCGCATTTTATGAAAGGCGGCCCATTCGATTTCGCGGTTGTAACGGAATCCCTGAAACAAGGGTTCGATTTCGTCCACCTCATCGTGGGAATAAAGGGGGTAATCCTTGATGCCAAGCTCGTCGCG from Verrucomicrobiia bacterium carries:
- a CDS encoding MBL fold metallo-hydrolase, translated to MRVTNLNPDTAIGASAWLVEIEGHRLLMDAGIHPKRDGREALPMFDQVKGLEVDAIAISHCHHDHVGALPVALRYWPKAHVLLTELSYFLAGRVLHNSVNVMKRQRDELGIKDYPLYSHDEVDEIEPLFQGFRYNREIEWAAFHKMRSGFASPTLEFFDAGHALGAAGMLVRGKQESLFYTGDVAFHDQTILRGARFEDVQAEVLILETTRGGRKTPPGYSRAAEVERFTQALVEALKRKAAILIPTFALGRTQEMLALLALLMRSGRLKPQPVYIGGLGRVFTEIYDLQARRTHRQHANLLLHEALNLVVLDSQQARDMRLSGGRLFVLTSGMMNEGTASHDLALRMIGDERQAIFFVGYADPDTPAGRLKASRPGDKFLFSASGGEVTHRCQVLDFDLTAHAEREDLLDFVGQVSPRVVILAHGDDAARHWFAAQIARRHPKIKVLQPGPGETVQV